From Oncorhynchus mykiss isolate Arlee chromosome 6, USDA_OmykA_1.1, whole genome shotgun sequence, the proteins below share one genomic window:
- the LOC110525927 gene encoding small integral membrane protein 15, whose translation MIDVRAWAEYVVEWAAKDPYGFLTTVILALTPLFIASALLSWKLAKMIEARDREQKKKQKRQENIAKAKRTKKD comes from the coding sequence ATGATTGACGTGCGGGCGTGGGCGGAGTACGTGGTGGAGTGGGCGGCTAAGGACCCGTACGGCTTTCTGACGACGGTTATCCTGGCGCTCACACCCCTCTTCATCGCAAGCGCCCTGTTGTCGTGGAAACTGGCCAAAATGATTGAGGCGCGCGACCGCGAGCAGAAGAAAAAGCAGAAACGCCAGGAGAACATCGCCAAAGCCAAGAGGACCAAGAAAGACTGA